ATTACGTGATGGCCTATTTCaccttatttaaaagaaaaaatttgaataataaaaaaaaaaaaaacaagtttcGTTTCAAAAATTGAAGGACCACAACTATTCAAGGAGCTCTACTGATGAACGCAATAGTTTTTGTGAGATAATTTCAcaaattaattttgtaaaacaaatatcttattcatgaaaaatattattattataaatatcgatAGAATTTATATGTCTGATCGAAAAAATGAAAGAGTATTTCTACTTACTGACTAATGCAAATTGTCCCCAACTACGAGTAGGTAGTTGACTGACAATAGGCTTTTAATTGAAGGAAGGCATCATCAGTCAGAAATTCGGACCGGCCTAGTCTGCGTTTGCATAGTTGGCACAAAAactccatttattttattttaccatATTAAATGCCTTGTCCATATATACATGGAACTTGTAGAACCTTACACCTATTTCACATGTAAAATATGGCAataacttgaaaaaaaaaaagtaaccAAACACAATTAATggaaaattataatataaataaccAAGGGCACTTATGGCCCGCCCACCCGGGCAGAAGTCctttctatttttaatttttttattttatgttgaaatttgacaaaaatttgtgtgagacggtctcatgggtcgtattttgtgagacggatattttATCTGGATCATtcatagaaaaatattattttttatactaagagtattactttttattgtgaatatcgatagagtttattcgtctcacagataacgattcgtgagaccgtctcacaaaagacatacttttaaaattttagtttaaACTTGTATTTAGTGCAGATAtttcaaacaaaataaataaatacaaaagACAGAAAAATTAAACTTTTTGTATTAGTTCATAGAGCTCAAGTAGAAAAAGAAAGATAGAGCCCGATAAAATTAAGATTTTAGCCCTAAAAATCTATGAGTATGTCTcttttgagacggtctcacgaatctttatctgtgagacgggtcaaccctttcgatattcacaaaaaaaaattaatactcttagcataaaaaggaaaactttttcatggatgacccaaataagatattcgtctcacaaaatacgacccgtgagaccgtctcacacaagtttttgccaaaatctAATTACTATGAGGTTAATTGacatatattattttgattttttttaattaaaaaacagACTAAGTATTATTGAATTATCTAAATTTACGGTTAGTTACATGGTATTCAATTATGGACGTAGATGAATAACATTGATATATTTATCTTCACCGAAAATTATCTAAATTTACGGTTAATGAGATCTTACTTATGTGAGTACTACCCTCACTTCATTTCAACGGGTAAGATCTTGCCACAcatacaattttaaaaaaaaaatagtgggTCATATACATGCATGAGCAAATCTTGACCATCTATCATATCATGGAGACAATACCCACGTGAGTCACGATGAAATAAACCGTAACTAAGAGTTCATGAGTAAGACTTGTGAATTAAACATTtacattaaatttataaatatcgcaaaattaataaataacacAAGAGAGATATTACCAAAGGCGTGGCCAATAAAAAAACTCCCCGTTTTCATATTTTCCACCAACTCCATTTCCTTAATCCTTCCCCTCAATTTTGATTCTACTTTTCTCCGACGCTGATCACAATCGCCCACGAAAAAGAACTCAAAAAATCTACTGTAAATTGAACATTAATTGCACGTTAGCAATACTCTTGCTGAATCTTGATCGCTCAAAAATGTTGATGTTAGTAGATTGTTCCAACTGCCGGACGCCACTCCAGCTTCCGCCAGGCGCCGCCACCATCCGCTGTGCCGTGTGCAAGTCCATCACCCGTGTCGGCGATCCTCGTACCAATCCACCAGCTCCGCCTTCTTATCGTCCCACGCACTCCTCTGTCAACGGATCATACAATGGCCACTACGCGCCGCGGCCTGGTCCTTCTTCCACCGCCCACCTTCAGAAGAAGGCGGTGATCGTGGGGATCTCGTATAGATACTCGAGACACGAGTTGAAGGGAACCATTAATGATGCTAAATGCATGAAATACTTGCTGATTAACAGGTTCAAGTTCCCAGAATCCTCCATTCTCATGCTCACTGGTAATATTTTGTTTACTTGCTTTGATTACTcgtttttgttttgaattttgaaatttggGTCCTGTGAACAATTACAGTATCttttctttcaaataaaaaaattacagtatttttaaatatgtttcaCTTCAACTTATATCTGTAGCATACATTTGAAGCCCATAAATTTTGGAGAATAAGTTAATAAAGGATAATCAGTGAATAGGGTAAATTGTTCTTCTCCTATACTTGCAAAcagcttaaaatttcaaaattactcGTGTAAGACGATTTCACgacggatattttatttggatcatttttttaaaaaaaattattttttattataaatatggatACGATTTATTCGTTTcatgaataaaaaaaacttgTTCTAAAagtttttaccaaaaaaaagATGTTCTTTAATGATATTTGCAAATAGCTTATGAGTTTTACGGAAAAATAAGATGTATAGCCCCAACTAATTTTGAATATACTGCCGAAAAACTCTCTATTCCCCCAACACTAAAAAAAACCTAAAAAAGCaggatttttgaaaaaattgcaATTTTGATTGTTgtatgtttgttttttttttaaaaaaaaatttggttctttttgctaattttttttaattttaatctgttataatttttattgtttttcgaTGCGACACAAACGTGAAACACTCTTTTgaaaaaaagaattaaaatttcGAAATATTAAAAGAGACAAGACTGTATTCTAAGGATGATAGCATAGATATAACCTAAACTGCAATTTTCCATGTTTTTAATTAAAGATGCCAAAGAAAACAGTCAATAAATCAAATTAGATGCAAAGCATGCACATGTAATGCATAGTTTTGAAGACGCGAatcttttgaaattttaaaagattttacaacggtttttataaTGTGAGACGTAAGTAATTTGAcgacttttaattatttttgtagaatttaaaagtttagatatatttaatcaagatttttatatattctataaaaatttaatagtaTTCGAAATAGATATTTGTACTTAAGAGTTTTAAAAATCAATGTAGTATACAACtttgacttttaaattttttacaaaaatctAGAAGTATTTAAAATGTCAATGGATTTTTAATAACTTTATATAATTCATTTACATatagagtagatctcttgtgagacggtctcacgaatctttatctgtgagacgggtcaaccctaccgatactCACAATAAATAGTAAtagtcttagcataaaaagtaatattttttatggataacccaaataatagatccgtctcacaaaatacgaccctgtgagatcgtctcacacaaattttgctttacatataaatattaaaacttAGAATACAATTATAATTTGTCAAAAAATATCTTTGACTCATCCCAAAAATTTGGACTTTCCCTTCTCTTCTCTCCATCTCAGTCttcttcaaaaaatattttcatcttcagagatttttcaatttttttgtcaATAAAATTGaaagtaataataattttttaataaatataatttaaattctttattaattttttttaataaaatgacTTTTTTTAATTCCTTTTTAGTATTTTCAGTTAGTCTATAAgctaatatatttttcttcaaaaattatatttacttaataataaatattgttttaaattatttttacattagtatatcacgtaaaataattactaattcaaataaatcaatgaaaaataatatgatataattaaaggTACAAATCCACATATATAAGAAAACgtttataaatattataaaagtgTTGCAAAAAGTCGGAATAGATGGATTTCTATCTGAAAACCTGTACGAATCTATTtaactcgataaaaatctgtcAAATCCACAAATATCCgtcatttaaaaaaaagttattaAAAACTATTAACCTTCGATTGAATACACTCAACTTAGTTTATATGTTTCATAGCCAAATAATAAATGATACATGATCGTCAAAATCTGAAAAGTGAACCATATCTTTAAATTATTCTTTAGGTCCACAGATGGAACCGAAGTTTGAAATGTGCATCAGTTTTTGTCAAAACGACAGCTCGAAAAGATTCAAAAGGAAATAATTGGAGGATGCAcatcaaattttttaataaactcGCAAACAGTACATCAGAACTTTCAGAAATACAATAATCTGAGAAGTCGTAAAATAGAATGGCTTTCTTGGAATATGTTTGGATCCTGCAACATCTAAATGGTAGATACTCCAACGATtatattattacatcagatgTACCTCACAATTAAGACAGTATTCGATGCATTATATAGAAAGAATTAAGAATTTAGTGAGTCAGGTGACCGACTAATTCAATAACATTTGTGAAAGGTGGCATATTTTGGTTTAATTTGTAACAATCCTATGAAATGCCCTGTGTTTCTTAACATTTTTGATACCATCCAACCCCCCTTAACACGTGCAAGTGTTGTTTCAGAAGAGGAAATTGATCCATACAAAATCCCAACAAAACACAACATTAGGATGGCTATGTTTTGGCTCGTGCAAGGTTGCCAGCCTGGGGACTCCCTGGTGTTTCATTACTCTGGCCATGGTTCACAAATGAGGAACTACACAGGAGATGAGGTCGATGGATTCGATGAAACACTCTGTCCTTTGGATTTCGAGACATATGGAATGATTGTTGATGATGAGATCAATGCAACTATTGTTAGGCCACTTCCTTGTGGCGTTAAGCTTCACGCAATCATAGACTCGTGTCACAGTGGCACAATGCTAGATTTACCGTATCTTTGTAGAATGGACAGGTTTGTTACTTGGGGACATAATAGATTTAAGTTCATTCCTTTGGTGCTATGCCTAATTCTATACTGACTAGATACTTAGCACATATTTTCTTATGTGCAAACACTATCTTACTCATACCCCTCTAGTGCGCCACTTCCAAAATATATCCGTACTCTCCCGAGGTTCCATGACAGCATCTCcctcttaaatatttttattgacttgTATATTCTTATGATGACAACACCTCATCCCCCAAAACAATTAGGAGATCTGTAATTATATCATATACACTAATGAAAACATGAACCAAAACTCCGACTCTGCCACTATTTGAGAACCATGTGATACAAAACACTGAAACAGAAGATAACAGGTGACCTTCGTTACTGTATTTTAAGCCTAATATTAGGGGTGCTGACAAATTTACCACAAAAAAATTACGAACTTTCAAATGTTTATCCGTTTGTATGTGAATTCAGAACTGGGCGTTATGTATGGGAAGACCATCGTCCTCGTACAGGTACTTGGAAAGGCACTAGTGGAGGAGAAGTCATATCCTTTAGTGGTTGTGATGATGATCAAATCTCAGCAGATACATCTGTAAGCTCAGTCTCCAACGTTTCGATATTGAGTTAACTTCTTGGCTACATATGTATGACATTTAATACACAAAAAACCGCTGGACAGGCTCTATCCAAGGTGACTTCAACAGGTGCAATGACATTTTCATTTATCCAAGCAGTTGAACGAGGCCAAGTAAGTAATCCTACATACGGAAGTATTTTAAATGCAATGAGGTCTACCATTCGAAATGCGGATGATGAAATAGGAGGGGGTGTGGTTACAACACTTCTTACAATGCTTTTGACTGGGGGAAGTGCTGGCATTGGAAAAAGACAGGTATGCAATTTTGTCAGGACTTTGTTATCTTTTAAAATGACAAATATCAACTTGTTCTACATGGCTTTTTCTCCCGGTTGCAGGAGCCACAGCTTAGTGCTAGTGAACCATTCGATGTTTATGCTAAGCCATTTTCTCTATAAGATGTAAGATTAGGAGTTCATTTCTGCTGCAACCAACGAGTGACACAGCAAAAGTTCTCGGCTCTCGGTCTTCTTTTTCACTGTTGATAATACCTGGTTTCCAagtaatattattttctttgtacatataatataaaatatcatagatTATGCAAATAAAAACCTGTATAATAAGCTTAGATGCAAATGTTTTCGACTTCATTTTCTTGACCAGCACATCACCCATTTTGAAAACCAATCCTACCAAATTACTCTTAAGTATTCCAGAGAACTGTTCTAAggtaaatttttctttttcctttcttCTTCATAAGGTGAGTACAACAAACATAGAATAATAAACAATTTTGCTACGTTTCTAGCACACTTGAAATTTTTACCAGCTTACTTCTCGTCTTCAAGTAATTCAGACCCGGTTTCTTCTTGTACATCGTTCTTTAACAGCAAACATTGTCTCATGTATCTTGCACTGTCCTTCGAAGCCAAGTTCTCATATTCCTGTCACCATAACATCACCAGGTGAGTATCCAATAATCAATCATCTAAAATAATCAAATACTTTTATTTAAGTTCCCATGATTTCGTGAAAAGAAAACATGCGTACCTTCTTCATGTCATTAGGGAGTTCACACCATTTCTTACTCAACCTCTTGCTTGTTTCCTCAAGGAAGAACACTTAACCCCGCCCCAATTTGTCATAACGAAAAAGGCATAAGAATTGCATGGCCTCAAGGGAAAACTCCGCTTTCTAAGCATTCTCTCAAACGCATTATGTCCTTTCCCAGTTTCCATCTTCGTTTTCTTCCCCGAACTGGGCCTACCCTGAAAAACACCGTAACTGCCACTGGCATTATACTTCACCGGAGACAAAACCCCACTCCTCAACCTGGTCACAATGTCATCTCTCCTCCTCATCCAAGATTCTTCGTTCAATTCATTCTCACCCACGCTACGATCTTGAGTTTCATGACCTGAAGTAGGATATGCAGAAGACAGAGAATCAGCGGAATCACGAAAGGTGCCCATTTCTTGGACATTTGCATCAGAAAAGCTGCCGGGACAGCCAGGATTCTGTTCCCTTCTTTGGATACTGAACTGAAGGGAGAATTCCAACTCTCCGGTGTCTCCTTCCACGCGTACAGTATCACCGGCAAGAAAACCGGATAAACGGAGAGGAATTGAAGGAGAAATGACGAAATTGGCTGGAAATCCGTGACTGGATTAACGTAATCGTCGGCCATTAATTCAGATTTCGTTAGAAGAGAGGAAAAGATCAGTAATTCACAGTTCTCCTCAACAGAATATATATAATAGATACAGCCGCAACTGATCATTTTCCTCTGCGAAGCGTTTCATTTTTCAGTTACAAGGATTATTATTTCTCACACGTAGACGAGACTAGTAATCGTTGCATGTgtatattaatttatattataacaaAAAGCTAAATTATGCATTAAAGACAGGCAAAAATCTGTGTGAAATGATATCACGTGTCATATTTTGTgcgacatatatcttatttggatatccattaaaaaatattattttttatgttaagattattactttttattgtgaatatcggtaaagttgacctgtctcacagataaagatttgtaattaccgtctcacaagagacctactcttaaagATTATATATACTAGAATGAatattcgaaaaaaaaaaatttgtgttttgAGTCTAAAATTGTATTTATACTAACCGTGATGAAATAGACAATAATTGGTTTTTGTGTTATCTGAATAAATCTACGAGTCAATACACTAATATGTAAACAATGTTGATCAGATAAACTACGTTGAATAAACCATATACAGTAAACTCAACTAAAATAGCACAACTCAGCTGTAGTCATTTAAGGCAAACTTGTCTTTTGATTACTCTGATTATGGAAAAAGTACATTTTCTTTAATGTAATAAGATTTTaatatgaaaacttaaactAAAGATTTATATATTTCCTGGGCTAAACCCTTTGTCTGAAGaagatttatgaaaatttctgGAACTCTAGCTGGCTTCTTCCCCGTTAAGATGGGAGACGCACTTCCACACTCGTCCTCTTAACCGAGCCGCAAACAGGGCATTCCTTAACGGCGGAGTCGCACTGCACACAGACACAAACATGGCGACAAGGCCACATCATCACCATGGCCACCCGCTCCTCACAGACTTTGCACTCGAGTTTAACGGATCGAACTCTGTCCGGGTCAGTAAACGACGATTCCTCATCGTCTTGCGGCGTTTCTGCGTACCGCCGAGTATCCACTGCATCCCGCAGGCGGGACTGTAAAGATTTCGTCACTTGCTCCAAGAACTCCACCCTGTCGTGTACCTTTTCCTTTTCCGCCTTGTAGTGTGCCGCCATCTCTTTCAATTCCGTGTTTTTGATCATATTTTCTTGCAGTTCCATTTCTCTTTCTCTCAGTTTCTTGGTCGCTCTCTCCTCAGCCGCGTTATGGGTGATGCGGTGGTGCTCCGACAGCATTCGTCCTAATGCATACCTTAGATTCACTTCCTATTTACATATAACAAAATCCTCATCATTCTTACATTAATCATTAAAAAGATCACGTTAGCAAAAAAAACTAAGATCATCCCATTAAAGTATACGCGAAAAGTGATTACATGGGCTGtgattatttgatcaatttgaTTATCGTTTCGCCATTTCATAACATCTACGGAGAGCTGCGGGTACTTCTCAGCAATGGAGTGCAGTGGCTGAGACGAAGTGAAGGGTATGTAAGCACCTCGGGAAGTAGAAGAAAAGGGTTTGAAAGGCGCTGCGGCGTTGAGGATTTGATGAACTCGTGACTGTTGGCCGCCATTAACAGGAATATCAGGAGAAGAGAAGTGCTGCTGACC
The sequence above is a segment of the Primulina tabacum isolate GXHZ01 chromosome 6, ASM2559414v2, whole genome shotgun sequence genome. Coding sequences within it:
- the LOC142548724 gene encoding metacaspase-1-like, with translation MLMLVDCSNCRTPLQLPPGAATIRCAVCKSITRVGDPRTNPPAPPSYRPTHSSVNGSYNGHYAPRPGPSSTAHLQKKAVIVGISYRYSRHELKGTINDAKCMKYLLINRFKFPESSILMLTEEEIDPYKIPTKHNIRMAMFWLVQGCQPGDSLVFHYSGHGSQMRNYTGDEVDGFDETLCPLDFETYGMIVDDEINATIVRPLPCGVKLHAIIDSCHSGTMLDLPYLCRMDRTGRYVWEDHRPRTGTWKGTSGGEVISFSGCDDDQISADTSALSKVTSTGAMTFSFIQAVERGQVSNPTYGSILNAMRSTIRNADDEIGGGVVTTLLTMLLTGGSAGIGKRQEPQLSASEPFDVYAKPFSL
- the LOC142548727 gene encoding E3 ubiquitin-protein ligase BOI-like → MILKNEVPKDSRKRKMKEVAEEPFKAHQQINLFNLQGQQHFSSPDIPVNGGQQSRVHQILNAAAPFKPFSSTSRGAYIPFTSSQPLHSIAEKYPQLSVDVMKWRNDNQIDQIITAHEVNLRYALGRMLSEHHRITHNAAEERATKKLREREMELQENMIKNTELKEMAAHYKAEKEKVHDRVEFLEQVTKSLQSRLRDAVDTRRYAETPQDDEESSFTDPDRVRSVKLECKVCEERVAMVMMWPCRHVCVCVQCDSAVKECPVCGSVKRTSVEVRLPS